The proteins below come from a single Xenopus tropicalis strain Nigerian chromosome 9, UCB_Xtro_10.0, whole genome shotgun sequence genomic window:
- the b2m gene encoding beta-2-microglobulin isoform X1, producing the protein MKIALSLLSLGLVLALTLAESNISPPVVKVYTAEPVEFGKKNELICYAYDYHPPRMEISLLKNGVEIPDTKQKDPSFHHNWKYYTMMSAHVHIDSDDKVECLVAHNGSPPKRHKLDMF; encoded by the exons ATGAAGATCGCACTGAGTTTGCTGAGCCTGGGGCTGGTCCTGGCACTGACACTGGCAGAGAGTAACATCA GTCCCCCGGTGGTTAAAGTTTACACTGCGGAGCCGGTGGAGTTTGGCAAAAAGAACGAGCTGATCTGCTATGCGTACGACTACCACCCTCCCCGCATGGAGATCTCTCTGCTCAAGAACGGAGTGGAGATCCCAGACACCAAGCAGAAGGATCCCTCGTTCCACCACAACTGGAAGTATTACACCATGATGAGTGCCCACGTGCACATCGACAGCGATGATAAAGTGGAATGTCTGGTCGCCCACAATGGGAGCCCCCCCAAGAGGCACAAATTGG ACATGTTCTGA
- the b2m gene encoding beta-2-microglobulin isoform X2 — protein MGLAESNISPPVVKVYTAEPVEFGKKNELICYAYDYHPPRMEISLLKNGVEIPDTKQKDPSFHHNWKYYTMMSAHVHIDSDDKVECLVAHNGSPPKRHKLDMF, from the exons ATGGGGCTGGCAGAGAGTAACATCA GTCCCCCGGTGGTTAAAGTTTACACTGCGGAGCCGGTGGAGTTTGGCAAAAAGAACGAGCTGATCTGCTATGCGTACGACTACCACCCTCCCCGCATGGAGATCTCTCTGCTCAAGAACGGAGTGGAGATCCCAGACACCAAGCAGAAGGATCCCTCGTTCCACCACAACTGGAAGTATTACACCATGATGAGTGCCCACGTGCACATCGACAGCGATGATAAAGTGGAATGTCTGGTCGCCCACAATGGGAGCCCCCCCAAGAGGCACAAATTGG ACATGTTCTGA